The Brachyhypopomus gauderio isolate BG-103 chromosome 12, BGAUD_0.2, whole genome shotgun sequence genome window below encodes:
- the calb2b gene encoding calbindin 2b isoform X2: protein MNTDPANAAFREKMQEFMHKFDHNADGRIDMAELAQILPTEENFLLCFRKFVGSSVEFMAAWRKYDTDRSGYIESNELKGFLCDLLKKANRQYDDKKLNEYTQTILKMFDLNGDGKLGLSEMARLLPMQENFLLKFQSFKLSSDEFGEIFTFYDKDSNGYIDEHELDALLRDLYQKHKMEADVQSLASSKKSIMALSDGGKLFRTDLEIVLCKEPFV, encoded by the exons ATGAACACG GACCCTGCAAATGCTGCATTCAGAGAGAAGATGCAGGAATTCATGCATAAATTTGACCACAATGCAGATGGCAGGATTGATATGGCAGAG cTGGCCCAGATCCTGCCAACAGAAGAGAACTTTCTCTTATGTTTTAGAAAGTTTGTGGGATCTAGTGTCGAATTCATGGCg GCATGGAGAAAATACGACACGGACCGCAGCGGATATATTGAATCCAATGAACTAAAG GGATTCCTCTGTGATCTCTTGAAAAAAGCTAATAGACAGTATGATGACAAGAAACTGAATGAGTATACCCAGACTATA CTGAAGATGTTTGATCTGAATGGGGATGGAAAACTaggactgtcagagatggccaG GTTACTCCCAATGCAAGAGAACTTTCTGCTCAAATTTCAG AGCTTTAAATTGTCTTCTGATGAATTTGGTGAGATATTCACTTTCTATGATAAG GATAGTAACGGTTACATTGATGAACATGAGCTGGATGCACTGCTGAGGGATCTCTaccaaaagcacaaaatg gaGGCTGATGTACAAAGTCTGGCCAGTTCAAAGAAGAGCATCATGGCATTATCTGATGGAGGAAAGCTCTTCCGTACTGATTTGGAAATTGTGCTGTGCAAGGAGCCCTTTGTCTGA
- the slc38a7 gene encoding sodium-coupled neutral amino acid transporter 7 isoform X2, giving the protein MHVCFCLHGILLPPCEDAGERARLLQSPSVDSIQPTGLTQQRKGGTSSFGAVFIVVNAALGAGLLNFPAAFNMAGGVIAGVVLQMSLLIFIITGLVILAYCSQVSNESTYQEVIRAVCGKVLGVICEIAIAVYTFGTCIAFLIIIGDQLDKLIGAVAHESEAAVSSHWYTDRKFTITVTSVLIILPLSIPKEIGFQKYASTLSVIGTWYVTIIIIIRYIWPNEEVSPGFIPTSPASWTDVFNAMPTICFGFQCHVSSVPVFNSMKKAELRSWGGVVTFSMLICLFVYTGTGVCGFLSFGSNVSQDVLMSYPSNDVAVAIARAFIIICVVTSYPILHFCGRAVLEGLWLRFKGEEVDTDVVRERRRRLLQTLVWFCLTILLALFIPDIGRVISLIGGLAACFIFVFPGLCLIQAKLSEHDVRSASWKGLVTYGVILVTIGAFIFGQTTTNAICQDINHSSSL; this is encoded by the exons ATGCATGTCTGTTTCTGTCTACATGGCATTCTTTTGCCTCCATG TGAAGATGCCGGTGAAAGGGCGCGGCTTTTACAGAGCCCCAGTGTGGATTCGATTCAGCCTACGGGCCTGACACAACAGCGCAAGGGTGGGACTTCATCGTTTGGAGCGGTCTTCATAGTGGTGAATGCTGCTTTGGGGGCGGGTCTTCTGAACTTCCCCGCTGCATTTAACATGGCTGGGGGAGTAATTGCTGGAGTGGTCCTGCAGATG AGCTTATTAATCTTCATCATCACTGGCTTGGTGATCCTAGCGTATTGCTCACAG GTTAGCAATGAGAGTACGTATCAGGAAGTGATCCGTGCTGTATGTGGGAAGGTTCTGGGTGTCATATGTGAGATTGCCATTGCCGTCTACACCTTTGGCACTTGCATAGCCTTCCTCATCATCATCGGAGATCAGCTAGACAAGT TGATTGGTGCAGTGGCTCACGAGTCAGAGGCAGCAGTCAGCTCTCATTGGTACACGGACCGCAAGTTCACCATCACGGTCACATCAGTGCTCAttatactcccactctcaatcCCTAAGGAGATTGGCTTTCAGAAATATGCCAG CACGCTGAGCGTGATTGGCACCTGGTATGTGAccatcataatcatcatcagATACATTTGGCCAAACGAAGAGGTTTCTCCTGGATTCATTCCAACCAG CCCTGCATCCTGGACTGATGTGTTTAACGCCATGCCGACAATTTGCTTTGGCtttcag TGTCATGTCAGCAGCGTCCCAGTGTTTAACAGCATGAAGAAGGCTGAGCTTCGGTCCTGGGGTGGTGTGGTCACATTCAGCATGCTGATCTGCCTCTTTGTTTATAcaggcacag gagtgtgtggtttCCTGTCCTTCGGCTCAAATGTGAGCCAAGATGTTCTGATGTCCTACCCATCTAATGACGTGGCCGTGGCCATCGCCAgggccttcatcatcatctgcgTGGTCACCTCGTATCCCATACTGCACTTCTGTGGAAG ggCAGTGCTGGAGGGTCTCTGGCTGCGTTTTAAGGGGGAGGAAGTGGACACTGATGTGGTGAGGGAAAGGAGACGAAGGTTGCTACAGACTCTCGTCTGGTTCTGCCTCACCATCCTTCTTGCCCTCTTCATCCCCGACATCGGCCGTGTCATCTCGCTCATCGGTGGCCTGGCCGCCTGTTTCATCTTTGTGTTTCCAG GGCTGTGCTTAATTCAGGCCAAGCTCTCGGAGCATGATGTTAGATCAGCCAG CTGGAAGGGACTAGTGACATATGGAGTCATCCTGGTTACAATCGGGGCCTTCATCTTTGGTCAGACCACCACTAATGCCATCTGTCAAGATATCAACCATTCCAGCAGCTTATAG
- the slc38a7 gene encoding sodium-coupled neutral amino acid transporter 7 isoform X1, translated as MSQTDLVVNADEGDCGYSEDAGERARLLQSPSVDSIQPTGLTQQRKGGTSSFGAVFIVVNAALGAGLLNFPAAFNMAGGVIAGVVLQMSLLIFIITGLVILAYCSQVSNESTYQEVIRAVCGKVLGVICEIAIAVYTFGTCIAFLIIIGDQLDKLIGAVAHESEAAVSSHWYTDRKFTITVTSVLIILPLSIPKEIGFQKYASTLSVIGTWYVTIIIIIRYIWPNEEVSPGFIPTSPASWTDVFNAMPTICFGFQCHVSSVPVFNSMKKAELRSWGGVVTFSMLICLFVYTGTGVCGFLSFGSNVSQDVLMSYPSNDVAVAIARAFIIICVVTSYPILHFCGRAVLEGLWLRFKGEEVDTDVVRERRRRLLQTLVWFCLTILLALFIPDIGRVISLIGGLAACFIFVFPGLCLIQAKLSEHDVRSASWKGLVTYGVILVTIGAFIFGQTTTNAICQDINHSSSL; from the exons ATGTCGCAGACGGACTTGGTCGTGAACGCAGACGAGGGTGATTGTGGTTACAGTGAAGATGCCGGTGAAAGGGCGCGGCTTTTACAGAGCCCCAGTGTGGATTCGATTCAGCCTACGGGCCTGACACAACAGCGCAAGGGTGGGACTTCATCGTTTGGAGCGGTCTTCATAGTGGTGAATGCTGCTTTGGGGGCGGGTCTTCTGAACTTCCCCGCTGCATTTAACATGGCTGGGGGAGTAATTGCTGGAGTGGTCCTGCAGATG AGCTTATTAATCTTCATCATCACTGGCTTGGTGATCCTAGCGTATTGCTCACAG GTTAGCAATGAGAGTACGTATCAGGAAGTGATCCGTGCTGTATGTGGGAAGGTTCTGGGTGTCATATGTGAGATTGCCATTGCCGTCTACACCTTTGGCACTTGCATAGCCTTCCTCATCATCATCGGAGATCAGCTAGACAAGT TGATTGGTGCAGTGGCTCACGAGTCAGAGGCAGCAGTCAGCTCTCATTGGTACACGGACCGCAAGTTCACCATCACGGTCACATCAGTGCTCAttatactcccactctcaatcCCTAAGGAGATTGGCTTTCAGAAATATGCCAG CACGCTGAGCGTGATTGGCACCTGGTATGTGAccatcataatcatcatcagATACATTTGGCCAAACGAAGAGGTTTCTCCTGGATTCATTCCAACCAG CCCTGCATCCTGGACTGATGTGTTTAACGCCATGCCGACAATTTGCTTTGGCtttcag TGTCATGTCAGCAGCGTCCCAGTGTTTAACAGCATGAAGAAGGCTGAGCTTCGGTCCTGGGGTGGTGTGGTCACATTCAGCATGCTGATCTGCCTCTTTGTTTATAcaggcacag gagtgtgtggtttCCTGTCCTTCGGCTCAAATGTGAGCCAAGATGTTCTGATGTCCTACCCATCTAATGACGTGGCCGTGGCCATCGCCAgggccttcatcatcatctgcgTGGTCACCTCGTATCCCATACTGCACTTCTGTGGAAG ggCAGTGCTGGAGGGTCTCTGGCTGCGTTTTAAGGGGGAGGAAGTGGACACTGATGTGGTGAGGGAAAGGAGACGAAGGTTGCTACAGACTCTCGTCTGGTTCTGCCTCACCATCCTTCTTGCCCTCTTCATCCCCGACATCGGCCGTGTCATCTCGCTCATCGGTGGCCTGGCCGCCTGTTTCATCTTTGTGTTTCCAG GGCTGTGCTTAATTCAGGCCAAGCTCTCGGAGCATGATGTTAGATCAGCCAG CTGGAAGGGACTAGTGACATATGGAGTCATCCTGGTTACAATCGGGGCCTTCATCTTTGGTCAGACCACCACTAATGCCATCTGTCAAGATATCAACCATTCCAGCAGCTTATAG
- the mrpl21 gene encoding large ribosomal subunit protein bL21m, translated as MAITLKNSQVILRTCLGLGSCLRLPVTKQTRCVVPCFTQCQRSKSIIYPQSYVPETSLSRPPWPELPPVDHEEEQKKHEEVVQKVNNLLENGEYGRLFAVVHFASRQWKVTSEDLIQIESHIDADCGDRIVLEKVLLVGGEDFTLIGRPLLSRDLVRVVATVIEKTDSWPMVHMRFWKRHRFQKKRIIVQPQTVLRINNIEVSPRLI; from the exons ATGGCGATAACTTTGAAGAACAGTCAAGTAATTTTGCGAACATGTTTGGGACTAGGATCATGTTTGCGATTACCGGTTACAAAACAAACCC GATGTGTAGTACCTTGCTTTACACAGTGTCAGAGGTCTAAGAGCATCATCTATCCTCAGAG TTACGTTCCAGAGACATCACTATCCAGACCCCCATGGCCTGAGCTACCACCGGTCGATCACGAAGAAGAGCAGAAGAAACATGAAG AAGTTGTCCAGAAGGTTAACAACCTTCTTGAAAATGGAGAATATGGCCGGTTGTTTGCTGTGGTCCACTTTGCCAGCCGCCAGTGGAAAGTTACCAGTGAAGATCTGATCCAAATTGAAAGCCACATTGATGCAGACTGTGGTGACAGGATAGTACTGGAAAAG GTGTTGCTTGTTGGAGGGGAGGATTTCACACTCATCGGAAGACCTCTTCTTAG CCGTGATCTGGTCCGAGTAGTGGCTACAGTCATCGAGAAGACAGACTCATGGCCTATGGTTCACATGAGGTTCTGGAAGAGACATAGGTTTCAGAAGAAGAGAA TAATTGTACAGCCACAGACGGTGCTTCGGATCAACAACATTGAGGTGTCGCCGAGACTAATTTGA
- the LOC143527802 gene encoding ras-related and estrogen-regulated growth inhibitor-like yields MTTNFGLSRTLRRTGSFPSARTVRIVILGQAAVGKTALAVRFITKRFIGDYDPTLETIYRHEVTMAGEAVNFEILDTAGQEEDTLLIEEKIKWADGFVIVYSVTDRCSFDEVMRLCFLVNHIHTAGSRRNCPEPPPMMIVANKKDLEFDRMVSIQDGESLCRSLKLPLHEVSVRDGWEETSGVFQALYADIVQQMDSSPPSFRRRAVSRLMEKIPRIHSNSALGSTGRSFSFSSFRDLLPD; encoded by the exons ATGACAACTAATTTTGGCCTATCAAGAACTTTGCGAAGAACCGGGAGTTTTCCGTCTGCGAGAACAGTTAGAATTGTAATATTAGGACAAGCCGCAGTCGGCAAAACAG CACTGGCTGTGCGATTTATCACCAAAAGATTTATCGGCGACTACGACCCAACTCTTG AGACCATCTACAGGCATGAAGTGACAATGGCGGGTGAAGCGGTTAACTTTGAGATATTGGATACTGCTGGTCAG GAGGAAGATACCCTGCTGATTGAGGAGAAAATAAAATGGGCAGATGGTTTTGTCATCGTCTACTCCGTGACGGATCGCTGCAGCTTCGATGAGGTCATGCGCCTATGTTTTTTAGTGAACCACATTCATACAGCAGGTAGCAGGAGGAACTGCCCAGAGCCTCCACCCATGATGATAGTGGCCAACAAAAAGGACCTGGAGTTTGACAGAATGGTGTCCATCCAGGATGGTGAGAGCCTGTGTCGGAGCCTAAAATTGCCTCTGCATGAAGTCTCGGTACGGGATGGGTGGGAGGAGACATCGGGGGTCTTCCAGGCACTCTATGCTGACATTGTGCAGCAGATGGACTCGTCTCCCCCTTCCTTCCGTAGACGAGCAGTCTCCAGACTGATGGAGAAGATTCCCAGAATACACTCCAACTCGGCTCTGGGCTCAACAGGCCGCAGTTTCAGCTTCAGTTCTTTCAGAGATCTCCTTCCTGACTGA
- the LOC143527800 gene encoding AP-2 complex subunit alpha-2 isoform X1, with protein sequence MPAVSKGDGMRGLAVFISDIRNCKSKEAEIKRINKELANIRSKFKGDKALDGYSKKKYVCKLLFIFLLGHDIDFGHMEAVNLLSSNKYTEKQIGYLFISVLVNSNSDLIRLINNAIKNDLSSRNPTFMNLALHCIANVGSREMAEAFAAEVPRILVAGDTMDSVKQSAALCLLRLNRTSPDLIPMGEWTSRVVHLLNDQHLGVVTAATSLIITLAQKNPDDFKTSVSLAVARLSRIVTSPSTDLQDYTYYFVAAPWLSVKLLRLLQCYPPPEDAAIRGRLTECLETILNKAQEPPKSKKVQHSNAKNAVLFEAISLIIHHDSEPTLLVRACNQLGQFLQHRETNLRYLALESMCTLASSEFSHEAVKTHIETVINALKTERDVSVRQRAVDLLYAMCDRSNAKQIVAEMLSYLETADYSIREEIVLKVAILAEKYAVDYTWYVDTTLNLIRIAGDHVSEEVWYRVIQIVINREDVQGYAAKTVFEALQAPACHENLVKVGGYILGEFGNLIAGDPRSSPLIQFNLLHSKFHLCSVPTRALLLSAYVKFINLFPEAKGTIQEVLRADSQLRNADVELQQRAVEYLRLSSIASTDILATVLEEMPPFPERESSILAKLKKKKGSGAVPDIDDIRKERSANVNGSSGHPAANTNVKVATSPSSDLLGHTTALNSVSPPAAPNAASLLVDVLSDSLPVAPSTSIIEENFSRFVCKNNGVLYENQLLQIGLKSEFRQNLGRMYVFYGNKTTTQFMNFSASVVCQDSLNTQLNIHTKPPEPVVDGGAQLQQVFNIECLSDFVEAPVLSVHFRYGGSMQNISIRLPVTLNKFFQPTEMTSQEFFQRWKQLGAPQQEVQKIFKAKHSMDTEITKAKIIGFGTALLDGVDPNPSNFVGAGVIHTKTIQVGCLLRLEPNTQAQMYRLTVRTSRDTVSQRVCDLLSEQF encoded by the exons GCAAAAGCAAGGAGGCAGAGATTAAACGAATTAACAAAGAGTTGGCCAATATTCGCTCCAAGTTTAAAG GAGACAAGGCTCTGGATGGTTACAGTAAGAAGAAATATGTTTGTAAGCTGCTCTTCATTTTCCTGCTGGGCCATGACATCGACTTTGGCCACATGGAGGCAGTCAACCTCCTCAGCTCCAACAAATACACAGAGAAACAGATT GGTTATCTGTTCATCTCTGTGCTGGTGAACAGTAACAGTGACTTGATCCGGCTCATCAACAACGCCATAAAGAATGACTTGTCTAGTCGTAACCCCACCTTCATGAACCTGGCCCTGCACTGCATCGCCAACGTGGGCAGCAGGGAAATGGCCGAAGCATTCGCAGCAGAGGTGCCACGCATCTTGGtggcagg GGACACAATGGACAGTGTGAAGCAGAGTGCAGCCCTGTGTTTACTACGTCTCAACAGGACTTCTCCAGACCTGATCCCCATGGGGGAGTGGACCTCTCGCGTGGTGCATCTGCTCAACGACCAGCACCTG GGGGTGGTTACTGCTGCCACGAGTCTCATAATCACTCTGGCTCAAAAGAACCCGGATGACTTCAAGACCTCCGTTTCTCTGGCTGTGGCCAGACTCAGCAGG ATCGTTACATCCCCATCCACAGACCTGCAGGACTACACCTATTATTTTGTTGCTGCCCCTTGGCTGTCAGTCAAGCTCCTTCGCCTCCTGCAGTGCTATCCACCACCAG AAGATGCAGCCATTCGTGGACGTCTAACTGAATGTCTGGAAACCATTCTGAATAAGGCTCAAGAGCCTCCCAAGTCCAAGAAAGTGCAACACTCCAATGCCAAGAATGCTGTGCTGTTTGAGGCCATCAGTCTCATCATCCATCATGACAG TGAGCCCACATTGTTAGTACGTGCGTGTAATCAGTTGGGTCAGTTCTTGCAGCACAGAGAGACTAACCTCCGCTACCTTGCCCTAGAGAGCATGTGCACACTCGCCAGCTCTGAGTTCTCCCACGAAGCTGTCAAAACACACATCGAGACTGTGATCAATGCTCTTAAG ACGGAGCGGGACGTGAGCGTGCGGCAACGTGCTGTCGACTTGCTCTACGCCATGTGTGACCGCAGCAATGCCAAACAGATAGTCGCAGAGATGCTCAGTTACCTAGAAACCGCAGACTACTCAATCCGAGAAGAAATC GTCTTGAAAGTGGCCATACTTGCGGAGAAATATGCAGTGGACTATACTTGGTACGTCGACACCACACTAAATCTGATCCGCATTGCTGGAGACCACgtgagtgaggaggtgtggtACAGAGTCATTCAGATAGTCATCAACCGAGAAGACGTTCAGGGCTACGCTGCCAAAACTGTATTTGAG gcCCTCCAGGCACCTGCCTGTCATGAAAACCTGGTGAAGGTGGGAGGCTACATTTTAGGCGAGTTCGGCAACCTTATCGCAGGAGACCCACGCTCTAG tccgcTTATACAGTTTAACCTGCTCCATTCCAAGTTCCACCTGTGTTCGGTGCCCACGCGGGCGCTGCTGCTCTCCGCTTACGTCAAGTTCATCAACCTCTTCCCGGAGGCCAAGGGCACCATCCAGGAAGTGCTGCGGGCGGACAGCCAGCTGCGCAACGCAGACGTGGAGCTGCAGCAGCGCGCTGTGGAGTACCTGCGTCTCAGCAGCATCGCTAGCACAGACATACTG GCCACAGTATTGGAGGAGATGCCACCTTTCCCTGAGAGAGAGTCCTCCATCCTGGCCAagctgaagaagaagaagggttcTGGAGCTGTGCCTGACATAGACGACATTCGCAAGGAGCGCAGCGCCAACGTCAATGGGAGCAGCGGTCATCCCGCCGCCAACACTAATGTCAAG GTTGCTACATCCCCCTCCTCAGATCTTCTGGGTCACACCACAGCTCTGAACTCAGTCAGCCCCCCTGCTGCCCCCAACGCAGCCAGTCTGCTGGTGGACGTATTGTCAGACAGCCTTCCTGTTGCACCTTCCACATCCATCATTGAAGAAAACTTCTCAAG GTTTGTTTGTAAGAACAACGGAGTCTTATATGAGAACCAACTTCTACAGATAGGCCTAAAATCTGAGTTCAGACAGAACTTGG GTCGCATGTACGTGTTCTATGGAAACAAAACCACCACACAGTTCATGAATTTCTCTGCCTCTGTGGTCTGTCAAGATTCCCTTAACACTCA GCTGAACATTCACACCAAACCTCCAGAGCCTGTAGTAGACGGGGGTGCCCAGCTTCAGCAGGTGTTCAATATTGAGTGCCTGTCTGACTTTGTGGAAGCACCTGTGCTGAGTGTTCATTTCAG GTATGGAGGTAGTATGCAGAATATCTCTATTAGGCTCCCTGTCACCCTCAACAAGTTCTTCCAGCCTACAGAGATGACGTCGCAAGAGTTCTTTCAGCGCTGGAAGCAGCTTGGCGC TCCCCAGCAAGAGGTGCAAAAGATCTTCAAAGCTAAGCATTCCATGGACACAGAGATTACAAAAGCTAAG ATCATTGGATTTGGAACAGCACTGCTGGATGGAGTAGATCCAAATCCATCCAACTTTGTGGGTGCTGGTGTGATCCACACCAAAACTATACAGGTCGGCTGCCTATTGAGACTAGAGcccaacacacaagcacag ATGTACCGACTTACAGTGAGGACCAGTCGAGATACTGTGTCTCAAAGGGTCTGTGACCTGCTCTCAGAACAGTTCTGA
- the LOC143527800 gene encoding AP-2 complex subunit alpha-2 isoform X2, with amino-acid sequence MIDFTAPPQMWPPQRSTPTLQSHLLHPNHLDTMDSVKQSAALCLLRLNRTSPDLIPMGEWTSRVVHLLNDQHLGVVTAATSLIITLAQKNPDDFKTSVSLAVARLSRIVTSPSTDLQDYTYYFVAAPWLSVKLLRLLQCYPPPEDAAIRGRLTECLETILNKAQEPPKSKKVQHSNAKNAVLFEAISLIIHHDSEPTLLVRACNQLGQFLQHRETNLRYLALESMCTLASSEFSHEAVKTHIETVINALKTERDVSVRQRAVDLLYAMCDRSNAKQIVAEMLSYLETADYSIREEIVLKVAILAEKYAVDYTWYVDTTLNLIRIAGDHVSEEVWYRVIQIVINREDVQGYAAKTVFEALQAPACHENLVKVGGYILGEFGNLIAGDPRSSPLIQFNLLHSKFHLCSVPTRALLLSAYVKFINLFPEAKGTIQEVLRADSQLRNADVELQQRAVEYLRLSSIASTDILATVLEEMPPFPERESSILAKLKKKKGSGAVPDIDDIRKERSANVNGSSGHPAANTNVKVATSPSSDLLGHTTALNSVSPPAAPNAASLLVDVLSDSLPVAPSTSIIEENFSRFVCKNNGVLYENQLLQIGLKSEFRQNLGRMYVFYGNKTTTQFMNFSASVVCQDSLNTQLNIHTKPPEPVVDGGAQLQQVFNIECLSDFVEAPVLSVHFRYGGSMQNISIRLPVTLNKFFQPTEMTSQEFFQRWKQLGAPQQEVQKIFKAKHSMDTEITKAKIIGFGTALLDGVDPNPSNFVGAGVIHTKTIQVGCLLRLEPNTQAQMYRLTVRTSRDTVSQRVCDLLSEQF; translated from the exons ATGATCGATTTTACAGCTCCGCCCCAGATGTGGCCACCACAGAGATCCACTCCCACCCTTCAGTCCCACCTCCTCCATCCTAACCATTT GGACACAATGGACAGTGTGAAGCAGAGTGCAGCCCTGTGTTTACTACGTCTCAACAGGACTTCTCCAGACCTGATCCCCATGGGGGAGTGGACCTCTCGCGTGGTGCATCTGCTCAACGACCAGCACCTG GGGGTGGTTACTGCTGCCACGAGTCTCATAATCACTCTGGCTCAAAAGAACCCGGATGACTTCAAGACCTCCGTTTCTCTGGCTGTGGCCAGACTCAGCAGG ATCGTTACATCCCCATCCACAGACCTGCAGGACTACACCTATTATTTTGTTGCTGCCCCTTGGCTGTCAGTCAAGCTCCTTCGCCTCCTGCAGTGCTATCCACCACCAG AAGATGCAGCCATTCGTGGACGTCTAACTGAATGTCTGGAAACCATTCTGAATAAGGCTCAAGAGCCTCCCAAGTCCAAGAAAGTGCAACACTCCAATGCCAAGAATGCTGTGCTGTTTGAGGCCATCAGTCTCATCATCCATCATGACAG TGAGCCCACATTGTTAGTACGTGCGTGTAATCAGTTGGGTCAGTTCTTGCAGCACAGAGAGACTAACCTCCGCTACCTTGCCCTAGAGAGCATGTGCACACTCGCCAGCTCTGAGTTCTCCCACGAAGCTGTCAAAACACACATCGAGACTGTGATCAATGCTCTTAAG ACGGAGCGGGACGTGAGCGTGCGGCAACGTGCTGTCGACTTGCTCTACGCCATGTGTGACCGCAGCAATGCCAAACAGATAGTCGCAGAGATGCTCAGTTACCTAGAAACCGCAGACTACTCAATCCGAGAAGAAATC GTCTTGAAAGTGGCCATACTTGCGGAGAAATATGCAGTGGACTATACTTGGTACGTCGACACCACACTAAATCTGATCCGCATTGCTGGAGACCACgtgagtgaggaggtgtggtACAGAGTCATTCAGATAGTCATCAACCGAGAAGACGTTCAGGGCTACGCTGCCAAAACTGTATTTGAG gcCCTCCAGGCACCTGCCTGTCATGAAAACCTGGTGAAGGTGGGAGGCTACATTTTAGGCGAGTTCGGCAACCTTATCGCAGGAGACCCACGCTCTAG tccgcTTATACAGTTTAACCTGCTCCATTCCAAGTTCCACCTGTGTTCGGTGCCCACGCGGGCGCTGCTGCTCTCCGCTTACGTCAAGTTCATCAACCTCTTCCCGGAGGCCAAGGGCACCATCCAGGAAGTGCTGCGGGCGGACAGCCAGCTGCGCAACGCAGACGTGGAGCTGCAGCAGCGCGCTGTGGAGTACCTGCGTCTCAGCAGCATCGCTAGCACAGACATACTG GCCACAGTATTGGAGGAGATGCCACCTTTCCCTGAGAGAGAGTCCTCCATCCTGGCCAagctgaagaagaagaagggttcTGGAGCTGTGCCTGACATAGACGACATTCGCAAGGAGCGCAGCGCCAACGTCAATGGGAGCAGCGGTCATCCCGCCGCCAACACTAATGTCAAG GTTGCTACATCCCCCTCCTCAGATCTTCTGGGTCACACCACAGCTCTGAACTCAGTCAGCCCCCCTGCTGCCCCCAACGCAGCCAGTCTGCTGGTGGACGTATTGTCAGACAGCCTTCCTGTTGCACCTTCCACATCCATCATTGAAGAAAACTTCTCAAG GTTTGTTTGTAAGAACAACGGAGTCTTATATGAGAACCAACTTCTACAGATAGGCCTAAAATCTGAGTTCAGACAGAACTTGG GTCGCATGTACGTGTTCTATGGAAACAAAACCACCACACAGTTCATGAATTTCTCTGCCTCTGTGGTCTGTCAAGATTCCCTTAACACTCA GCTGAACATTCACACCAAACCTCCAGAGCCTGTAGTAGACGGGGGTGCCCAGCTTCAGCAGGTGTTCAATATTGAGTGCCTGTCTGACTTTGTGGAAGCACCTGTGCTGAGTGTTCATTTCAG GTATGGAGGTAGTATGCAGAATATCTCTATTAGGCTCCCTGTCACCCTCAACAAGTTCTTCCAGCCTACAGAGATGACGTCGCAAGAGTTCTTTCAGCGCTGGAAGCAGCTTGGCGC TCCCCAGCAAGAGGTGCAAAAGATCTTCAAAGCTAAGCATTCCATGGACACAGAGATTACAAAAGCTAAG ATCATTGGATTTGGAACAGCACTGCTGGATGGAGTAGATCCAAATCCATCCAACTTTGTGGGTGCTGGTGTGATCCACACCAAAACTATACAGGTCGGCTGCCTATTGAGACTAGAGcccaacacacaagcacag ATGTACCGACTTACAGTGAGGACCAGTCGAGATACTGTGTCTCAAAGGGTCTGTGACCTGCTCTCAGAACAGTTCTGA